acgagcatcggagccggtgtagttctatcttagccctgtattgatgctttgcctgtttgatggttcgtcggagggcatagcgggatttcatataagcttccgggttacagtccagctccttgaaagcagcatctctaccttttagctcagtgaggatgttgcctgtaatccatggcttctggttggggtatgtacatacagtcactgttggGAAgaagtcatcgatgcacttattgaagaAGCCAGTGGCTGGTGGTGTACCCCTCAAtcccatcggaagaatcccagaacatattccagtctgtgttagcaaaacagtcatgttgcttagcatctgcttcatttcaccacttttttattgaccgagttaCTGGTGCTTCcttctttagtttttgcttgtaagcaggaatcaggaggatagaattatggtcagatttgcaaaatggagggcgagggagagctttgtatgcgtctctctgtgtggagtaaaggtggtcgagttttttccccctctggttgcacgttcaacatgctggtagaaatgaggtaaaattgatttaaaagtttccctgcattaaagtccctggccataaagtccccggccactatgACCGCAGCCTCTGATGAGCATGTAATAAATTATATGTAATCTGATAACAAaaaaactgtaactgtaatcagttacgttaccagcaaaaatactGTAATCAGattagatacttttgaaaaactagataaTTAGTTATTGGATTACtgttaaattcagaaaggatgctTGTGAGAAAAAAACGGGGAAAAAACGAcacctttttgttttctcaaaGACATTAAATTCATCATCTAAAAAAGGCGCAACTTTGAGTTTGTTCCTCCTGAGGGAGTCTGAACACAAGTCAAAGACCACTATGACACACCAACTACATTTGATGGTTCCTTTtttgtcttctaatgcctcttaaggggaaagtaattcacaagtaactgaaagtaatcagattacattactgagtttgggtaatccaagtTAGGTTACTGATTACAATTGTGGACAAGTAACTAGTAACTAACAGTGACAATATTGACTCAAGAAGAGTTCAATGTTTGATATTGCATTAATACCTTACGGTGGGTGTGGAGCTTCTGTCAATCTCATATGTAGCTGCTGTAGACAACACAACATACGGTACTGTATGTGGACTCTGGTCAAGGGAGCAGCTGGAACTATCATAACCCTGTAAATAAAGACACAGCTACCAAGGAGCCATGGCCTCCCTTGGACAGATCATCTTCTGGGGGTGAGGCCACTATTCAATGTGTCTTTCTAAAAAATATGGTGGTTGGAGGCCAGCAACAGCTTTGCTTCATATCACCAACATGTGCATAGTCAGTTGAATTTATCATTGGATATTGTGATGTTCAATTGACTTGGAAGGTCCTTGCTAGATCTTGCTTGATTTTTTTCATCTACATTTCCAGGATGATAGTCATGATCTTTGTGGCCGCTGGACTCATCATCCTCATCTTGTCTGTGTCATTTGCAGGTATGTAGTGAACAATGTGCAGACAAGTAGATGCCGagggattatggtcattgtagttaattatcaCGTTTTATGCGCTAAACTATGTACAATATTGgtctgttggaaactacaactccctgctTCACACAGTTCTGGCTGGATCTGACATACGTATAGAAAATGTGCAATGTGCGATTGAAATCACATAAAAACACGAACAAAAtataattcaaataattgaagcaatgtcaattagttgtttaaaaaagaaaaaataatctaaatgtcggttaatcgctcagcactatacCTCAGGAATCTTGATTTAATGTTGTCCGGGAAGTAGGCTATTTTTCTTGGCCACCATAACAACATACACCCCAAAATGTTCGGCCAAGGCTTGAGATCAGCATTAATTCCCGCTCTTTGGCTGTTGTTAAATCGCTTGTAGAATCACACATGCTCTTGTCAATTGGCTGTCATTCAGTAAATTATTTCCTGAATCAGAAGATGTTGTTTGATAATGTCCCCACATAATTAAACAGATAGACATCAGACAACTATCCATTATTATTGAAGAACCCTGTTAAACACAgtatacatttttgttttattaatcATATTAAAGTTTCTCTCTGTTTGAAACATTGGATTTTGCAATCACATACATTATTTTGGATATGAAAACTGTATTCACAACGTAACATACGGAGATGCGAAATGTTAGGTTACAGTATACTTTGAGACAGCCCCAAAAAAAAAGTGTCTGACAGCAATATCCATGAATTTCACAGGATCAAGGTCAATGTGTAATTAAATTGTTAAATGCTTACTATACGATATAACATCAAACAACAGTATCATAAATGTAAGGGAAAAAAGGTTGTTTTGTCACACTAGTTTTGTGAAGACTCCAAGCACGAGAATGGGTTTAATCATAGGTTTTGATTCAAGTTATCAATTCTATTGAATGTATCTATGTTCCCCCTTTATATCTTAATTTATTCacatgaaaaaaaatacaaatgattGTTAATGACTTTGCTCCAAACAGTTGTCTACTACAAGATATGCTCACTGGTACAATAGTTTATAGAAAAAcccatatattattattattattattttttttacctttatttttaaAATACTGTGTATTCACTTGTGTCATCCTCATTGTCAATATCCATGTCATGTCTCTGTTAACATGTAACATGCATTTGAGCATATGTGAGTGCATgcgtacctgtctgtgtgtgtgtgccagtgtatGTGGGTAACAAAAGTCTCTATGAACtgcacacagtatctctgtgttaATCAAACCTCCTGTATGTTGTGTTCTCTTTTGCTGTGTGCTGTCCTTTAGTTCAGGGTTTAGGGGGTTCCCAGGGCACTGTGGATAGCAATAACAAGTGGCCCATCGGGAACCTGGGGGAGGATGTCATCCTGAGCTGCAAGTTCAAGACTTCAACTAACAGCGGGGAATCGACCAGTCAGGTGTCAATCACATGGAAGAAGAAGGGACTCAGCGAAGTGGTGTACAGGTACAATAAAGGAGCAGTCCAGCTGACGGAGCAGAACCCCCAGTTTAAAGATAGAACCCAGCTGTTCTCTGACGCCATAGGTGGAGGCAATGCCTCTATGTTGCTGAGGAACGTGAAAATGAAAGATGAGGGGGTGTACTACTGCAGTGTGAATGCCCCTAGTGGCTCAGGGACTGACAGTGTTAACCTCAGAGTTGCAGGTAAGAAGACAAGTCTTAGGCATTCTCAATATTTCACAATTCACATTTGTAGAACTACACACAAAGTAGCTTTCTCTTAAAATATGCTTAATTTCAGCTTTCTCGGCCCCCAAATTTAAGTGGGTCAACACTACCCTGacggcagagggagagagatggttccCAAAACCAGATGTCCTCTGGTTGGACGTCAATGACAACGTCCTAAACGAGAGTGAAACTAGCTTTTTCAACAATTCCGCCGGGATAACCCGATTCATCAGCTCCCTTCAGCAAATTACATTGAATGACAGCTACACCTGCATCATCCAAAACTATCTGGTGAAGGCTGTCTCCCGGGCAACCGTCAAAGGTCCAGTAAGCACCTTTCGGGGCAAAGAAAATAgtattttatactgaacaaatatctGGATGAGAAGGGCATGTTAGACGACTCTCTCCCAGTTTAAAAACATTTACACAAGTGAAGTCACTCCCTCAAGTGATGACACCTACATCCTCTTCAGTCTATATCACCATGACAACCTGGCCAACCGTGACAGCTAAACAAAAAATAAAGTGACAATTGATGTGGCATTTAACCCTACAGTCTCTTCAGTCTATATCACCATGACTACCTGACCAACCAGGACAGCTAAACAaaaaataaagtaacaaataatgacTGGTggccagggttgggtaggttactttctaaatgtaatccgttacatgtcCAAATACCCATACTAGAGTACTACtacatacttaaactgcatactaaTTTCGGCATTTGATTTAGTAAAATTCACTCATCTTTTCCAACTCATGTgcttgacaacagctgataatcagataAATTGACACGCTGTACCAAAATAAACTAATGGCGGGGGTCAACACAATCGTGCATTTCTTGATGCATTCGGagtactattttttattttatttcacataCTATGAAACGTTCTTTTGTCGCTTACTATTTAGTACGCTAGTATAGATATTCAGTCACGGCCAGtcactagttacctgtccaaaattgtaatcagtaacacaacctaacttttggattacccaaactcagtaatgtaatctgattactttcagttacttttggatcCAACAaacgcatttggtgtgtcataataGTGGTCTCTAACTCACTCAAGACTCACTCAAGTGGAACAAATGTAAACATacaccttttttcaatgctgaattgaatgtcattgagaaaacagaaaggtgtcaatgTCTTTTTTTAACAAACATCCTACCAAAATGTAAAAGTAATCTAAGAAGTAATCATCTAGATTtaaaagtaatcatctagttttgcAAAAggatctgtaatctgattacaatatttttgctggtaatgtaactGATTAGttacagttttttaaaaatgagTTTACATGTCCTGCCCAACCCTGCGTTTGGTAGTGTGCCTACTGTATAGTCAGCATCTTTCCTTTTTATTACAGATATAGAGATATCAACGACGACTTTCTTCTCATTCTCTACTGCAGCTGCACCACCCATACTACTACCCCAACGGCACGTCCTAGCAGCTACAACCAGTTTCTTTTTCTGGATCTACCAACTAACCTGAttaacacatgcacacaaactacTCTTCATAGCCTACAGGCAAGATGACTAAAATTACTGTCTGTGGTGAAGTGAACTGGTCTGGTGACTTTCGACTTGCCTTGGTCTGCCTGGAGTCTGATGGATTTTGTGTTGGATTAACAAGTGGCGAcaaactgtgtatgtgtgtgtgtgtttgtggcccagtggcgacccgtcattcagggcaggtggggcagtaccccacctgttttgagccctacatttttagcaaaaaaatgtataacaataatatttgttttttgggggggcttgcctgctttgcatgttattttggcattacatgtcacatatcagtttgcaaacaatgtaaaaatatatatatatataattgagttattaaagctgcatacaaacatggtctctttttttttcttgagtaaggcagctccaaaatgcaggtgcttcagcctagctcagtgtttTCTGTGGTGGGGCAAGCCGGCTTTTTTTCAAATAGGCTTGGTCGATTTCGGACACCGGTAAATTCTTCAACAAAAACCTGTACAAAGTGTTTTGAAAACAACGAGACAAGACTATAAAAAGACCATGTCACCTATAGACAAAAAGTTGGAGAAGGACCATGTGGATTCCCCGCCAACCCCGACCACAAACTCGAGCTCTAACAACGGAGATAAGGGGGGCGTCGTGGTCAATGAGAGCGCAGCGTGCAGCGTTTGTAGACGTTGATATCGTGAGCCTAAAATTCTGCCATGTTTATACACTTTTTACGCAGGCTGCGGTCGTCAACTGGAACCGTTTTCGGTGTCCCCTGGTGTACACAATGGCAAAGCGGTACATCTGGAAGGCGAGTCGCCCTCCTCTGCCATCACGGGTTTCTGTCCCGAGTGTGACTCTGAGGTGGACATCCCGTTGTCCGGGGTAGAAtggctgaccactgaccacttGGCCCTGGATGAAGTGTTTCTGGAGACACTGATGAGCGAAAACTCTGTGGTATGCGACCTGTGCAGCGACTGGGACACAGAGAAACGTTGTGAGGTTTGCTGTGTCAACCTTTGTGAGTTCTGTCAAGCACAAAGGTGAGTGCAAGAATTTGTAGGCCAAACTCATGAGTCACGACCAATGTCCAATTTGTTGCAAGTTAACTAATAAAAAGGGCTTTAATGGGGTTCGTTTTAGCTTTGGAATGATTATAACATGGTAATTACATAGGCATGTAATTACTGTGTGGTTTATTGTGACCTACCATATGAGTTCACCATATCCATCTTCCTATCTTCCCCAGGAGACAGAAGAGGACGTCGACTCACACCGTCGAATGTCTGGAGGACCTGAAAACCCAGGATCGTCTCTCTCGGCCCGTCCTGTGTTCCCTCCACCCCGTCAGGAGCTGCGTCTCTTCTGTGAGATCTGCGACCTGCCCATCTGCCTGGAGTGTGCCGCCACCTTCCACCGTGACCACTACTGCCTCCCGACACTTGACGTCATCGACCGCCATGGGGACTGTATCCGGTAGCTGGTAACCGGGCTCCTGCTGTCACGGCTGGACCGGCTGGAGGAGTCGCTGCGGAAGGTGGACCTATCCCAGGAGGTCTTGCAGGCCAGGATGGATGCGACGGCGGATGAGGTGCGTTCCTTTGCGAGGGGCTACGCTAGTGCTGTGGAGTCACACTGCCTGTCGCTGCTACGGTGTTTAGTGGAGCTGCGTCTGCAGTGCAGGAACCAGCTCCACCTACAAAGGGCTCAGCTACAGCAGGCCCTGTCAGACGCCCGTGGGGGGATGGCATTCACAGAGCGGTTGCTGATGTGCGGGTCGGACTCAGAGAACCTGAGTGCCAAGGGCGTGACCCTCCGCAGGCTGGTCAACCTGGTGGAGACTGACTACGACCCCCACCCAGCAACCATCGCCCCCGATAACAGTAGCAGTATCTGCTTCCTGCCACGTGAGAGTGCAGGGAAGGTGGGGGGGTACCCGGTGGTGGAGGTGATCCACGCAAAGACACTGGAGCTCAGCAGGTGTACCATCGAGGGGGAAGGTGAGACCCAGACCAAGGCTTTGTCCTGAAACAACCCTTAGCCCCGCCTCCTACACCCTATTTCCCTTAGCCCCTACTTCCGAGACAGTTCCACTGTCCCACTTTTAACAGCCATGAAGTTATCTCTTTAACTATAGTAAATTTTCTCTTCATACTATCCTCTCTGTTTTCTATGGACTTCTAGTAGAAACTATTGGGGTGAGGGAATGATTCCTAAGTCTTGACCCCAGACTGGTTACAGAGGCTTGGGGCTTGAGTTCAGACATTTCTTGGGCGTAAAATGTTCAGGTGATGCTTTTTTCCACAGAcctacgtgcacacacacacacacacacacacacacacacacacacacacacacacacacacacacacacacacacacacacacacacacacacacacacacacacacacacacacacacacacacacacacacacacacacacacacacacacacacacacacacacacacacacacacacacacacacacactcaaacagcgCCCTGAGGCAATGGTATGTAGGGGATAACTACCTGGTGACATTCCTTGTCTCTATGGAAACATTTAAAGTGGCAGGCATTTCCTTTGTCAGATGACAGGTATTTGAGACTCACACACTACTCTGTAGCAGCATGCCCACTGTGATAGTGCAAACAGCTATTCTCTGCTTTGACTAACGGTTACCTGTTGAGCTGAGCTGGGGATGCAGGGCTATAGCAAATAGAGGCTTCTGAGAAACCATCTCTCTGTGTCAAAGTAAACTGACCTTTGTCGTATTCATGTAATGTTAATACataatgcaggtgtgtgtgttttgtctttctGCCTGTCACAGAGCTTGAAGACTGTTTGTTATAAGGTTGGAGAAAGAACCTGCAGCCCAGGTCACTGTTTCTTTACTTTCCATGTTCTTGTGCCTGAGAGTAAGGCTGTTTTAGGATTAGTGCCCATGTTTAACGTTTATATGGAAAGCTGAAAATAACATAAGGCTTTAGTATCGACACATCAGAAAATCCAGGCTTAAGCCATTCCTATCAAACATATTTGTAAATGTGTGCCTTTGTTCATGTCTGTGAAAACTACACAGGCTCTGAGATAAGAGATTTAAGTCAGCGGTTTGGCCCACTCTAGTAGGCCTAGGACAGGTGAAGCAGTAAACTGTTTTAAGAGCAACAGGTGCTGGTGCAGTGTGACAGCCACGGTGCACGGCTTTTACTGGAGCACACACGGCCAGTGTCTCTAGAGACCATAGACTAGACTGtgggtatacagtgccttgcagaagtattcacccccttggcatttttcctattttgttgcattacaaactgtaatttaaatagatttttatttggattttatgtaatggacatacaccaaATATTCCAAATTGttgaagtgaaattaaaaaaataacttgtttcaaaaaaataaaaaatggaaaagtggtgcgtgcatttgtattcaccccctttgctatgaagctcctaaataagatctggtgcaaccaattaccttcaggagtcacataattagttaaataaagtccacctgtgtgcaatctaagtgtcacatgatctcagtatatttacacctgttctgaaaggccccagagtccacaacaccattaagcaagcggcaccatgatgaccaaggagcgctccaaacaggtcaggaacaaagttgtggagaagtacagatcaaggttgggttacaaaaaaatattataaactttgaacatcccatggagcaccattaaatccattattaaaacatttaaataatgtGGCACCACaaaaaacctgccaagagagggccacgcaccaaaactcacggaccaggtaaggagggcattaatcagaggggcaacaaagagaccaaagataaccctacaaagctccacagcggagattggagtatctgtccatacgACCACTTTAAGCTGCACaccccacagagctgggctttacagaagagtgaccagaaaaaagccattgcttaaagaaaaaaataagcaaacccATTTGGTGTTCAccgaaaggcatgtgggagactccccaaaaatatgggagaaggtactctggttagatgagactaaaatggagctttttggccatcaagaaaaacgctatgtctgacgcaaacccaacacctctcatcaccctgagaacatcatccccacagtgaagcatggtgttggcagcatcatggtgtgggtatgtttttcatcggcagggactgggaaacaggTCCCTGCCGTCCCTGGTCCTGGTCAGCATGGTCCAcaaggagaagaaagacaggtgAGGAACCATCTGATCTGCAGCATGCACATCTACCTCTTTGTCTGTAGTACTGGGTGTGCAGGGTTTTGTTCCATCCCAGCTAACACATCTGATTGAGTTAATCAAGTTCTTGATTATTCCAGTAGGTGCTATTTAGTCACGATCATGATGTGATAAAAAATAGAATCAAAATCACGTGGCTTGATCGAATCgcagagttgacaaggtaaaaatctgtcgttttgcccctgaacaaggcagttaacccactgttcctaggctgtcattgtaaatatgaatttgttcataactgacttgcctggttaaataaaaaaatatgtacagCGGTAGTTATATTACAGTGAGCcatgtcaataatacagtatatatataaatacgcggtgtgtataaacagtgtaactaAAATGTAATGTACAGATAAATTAGAATGAGCTGTGTAAGAAaacagtacagtgccttcagaaagtattcaga
This portion of the Oncorhynchus tshawytscha isolate Ot180627B linkage group LG26, Otsh_v2.0, whole genome shotgun sequence genome encodes:
- the vtcn1 gene encoding V-set domain-containing T-cell activation inhibitor 1 isoform X1, whose product is MASLGQIIFWGMIVMIFVAAGLIILILSVSFAVQGLGGSQGTVDSNNKWPIGNLGEDVILSCKFKTSTNSGESTSQVSITWKKKGLSEVVYRYNKGAVQLTEQNPQFKDRTQLFSDAIGGGNASMLLRNVKMKDEGVYYCSVNAPSGSGTDSVNLRVAAFSAPKFKWVNTTLTAEGERWFPKPDVLWLDVNDNVLNESETSFFNNSAGITRFISSLQQITLNDSYTCIIQNYLVKAVSRATVKDIEISTTTFFSFSTAAAPPILLPQRHVLAATTSFFFWIYQLT
- the vtcn1 gene encoding V-set domain-containing T-cell activation inhibitor 1 isoform X3, encoding MASLGQIIFWGMIVMIFVAAGLIILILSVSFAVQGLGGSQGTVDSNNKWPIGNLGEDVILSCKFKTSTNSGESTSQVSITWKKKGLSEVVYRYNKGAVQLTEQNPQFKDRTQLFSDAIGGGNASMLLRNVKMKDEGVYYCSVNAPSGSGTDSVNLRVADIEISTTTFFSFSTAAAPPILLPQRHVLAATTSFFFWIYQLT
- the vtcn1 gene encoding V-set domain-containing T-cell activation inhibitor 1 isoform X2, which translates into the protein MASLGQIIFWGMIVMIFVAAGLIILILSVSFAVQGLGGSQGTVDSNNKWPIGNLGEDVILSCKFKTSTNSGESTSQVSITWKKKGLSEVVYRYNKGAVQLTEQNPQFKDRTQLFSDAIGGGNASMLLRNVKMKDEGVYYCSVNAPSGSGTDSVNLRVAAFSAPKFKWVNTTLTAEGERWFPKPDVLWLDVNDNVLNESETSFFNNSAGITRFISSLQQITLNDSYTCIIQNYLVKAVSRATVKAAPPILLPQRHVLAATTSFFFWIYQLT